A genomic region of Papaver somniferum cultivar HN1 chromosome 7, ASM357369v1, whole genome shotgun sequence contains the following coding sequences:
- the LOC113293695 gene encoding pentatricopeptide repeat-containing protein At5g66520-like → MSKSRCLLVLEKCMNTKQFKQTHAQIILTGLGNNSFAISRLLAFCSNPFHGIPITYSTQIFDQIFKPTICICNTMLKAFLLKGELDKTLEMYSHIMHIGLYPDNYTLPYVLKACAHSQKVQVGEQIHGGVFKLGFDGDIFVGNTLLLMYSTCARMVEARLLFEEIPERTAVSWTVMISGYSKRGDVDSARLIFDEAPFKDRGIWGCMISSYVQNNCFKEGLEMFRLMQLTDIDPDEGIFVSLLSACAHLGSADIGIWIHRHLKRMQFPMSVQLNTALIDMYAKCGNLGLAKNLFDGMRERDVICWNVMISGSTMNGDAENALALFEQMEKDGLRPNDITFIAVLTACSYSGMACKGLQIFDSMKSVYRMEPKSEHYGCMINLLGRAGRFEEAKEIIRKMPTSCSHSDEAMAWRALLSSCCSHGETSLAEVAAERLVQLERHCGVYVLLSNMYASSGKYDDARRIRKDMKDRGVEKTPGCSSIEVNGFIHEFVAGEKTRPQMQEIHKVLEKMNGQLE, encoded by the coding sequence ATGTCAAAGAGTAGATGTCTGTTAGTGTTAGAAAAATGTATGAACACGAAACAATTTAAGCAAACTCATGCACAGATAATCCTTACAGGACTTGGAAACAACAGTTTCGCGATTAGTCGTCTTTTAGCTTTTTGTTCAAACCCATTTCATGGAATCCCTATAACCTACTCAACTCAGATTTTTGATCAAATTTTCAAACccactatatgtatttgtaatacTATGCTTAAAGCTTTTTTACTCAAAGGGGAACTCGATAAAACTTTAGAAATGTATAGTCATATAATGCACATTGGTCTCTACCCTGATAATTACACTCTTCCCTATGTATTGAAAGCCTGTGCTCACTCCCAAAAGGTTCAAGTAGGAGAACAGATTCATGGGGGTGTATTCAAGTTGGGTTTTGATGGTGACATTTTTGTAGGTAATACGCTATTGCTCATGTATTCTACTTGTGCTAGAATGGTTGAAGCACGCCTTCTGTTCGAGGAAATTCCGGAAAGAACTGCGGTTTCGTGGACAGTTATGATATCTGGGTACTCTAAAAGGGGTGATGTTGATTCTGCGCGGTTAATATTCGATGAAGCACCGTTCAAGGATAGAGGAATTTGGGGTTGTATGATTTCTAGTTATGTGCAAAACAATTGCTTCAAGGAGGGATTGGAAATGTTTCGTTTGATGCAGTTGACGGATATAGACCCTGATGAAGGAATTTTTGTTAGCTTACTTAGTGCCTGTGCTCATTTAGGATCTGCTGATATTGGAATATGGATTCACAGGCACTTGAAGAGAATGCAGTTTCCGATGTCTGTTCAGCTTAACACTGCTCTTATAGATATGTACGCAAAATGTGGGAATTTGGGTTTAGCTAAGAATTTGTTTGATGGGATGCGGGAAAGAGATGTAATTTGTTGGAATGTGATGATTTCTGGATCGACAATGAATGGGGATGCCGAGAATGCACTTGCACTGTTTGAGCAAATGGAGAAAGATGGTTTAAGACCCAACGACATAACCTTCATCGCGGTATTAACTGCGTGTAGCTATTCAGGTATGGCTTGTAAAGGACTGCAGATTTTTGATAGCATGAAGTCGGTTTACAGAATGGAACCTAAAAGTGAGCATTATGGATGTATGATCAACTTGCTTGGTCGAGCTGGGCGTTTTGAGGAGGCAAAAGAAATTATTCGGAAAATGCCAACTTCATGTAGCCATTCAGACGAAGCAATGGCTTGGAGAGCATTACTGAGTTCTTGCTGTAGTCACGGAGAAACCAGTCTAGCAGAGGTTGCTGCTGAGAGACTCGTACAGTTAGAACGTCATTGTGGGGTGTATGTTTTACTATCGAATATGTATGCAAGTTCTGGTAAATATGACGATGCTAGGAGAATAAGGAAAGATATGAAAGATAGAGGAGTAGAGAAGACACCGGGTTGTAGCTCGATTGAGGTTAATGGGTTTATTCATGAGTTTGTTGCTGGTGAGAAAACACGTCCTCAGATGCAAGAGATACATAAAGTTTTGGAGAAGATGAATGGTCAGTTGGAGTAA